From the genome of Marinicella rhabdoformis:
GCGTGACTAAAAACGGCAAACCAGTTGTGGTCATCATGTCTGAAACTGAGTATCAGGAAATGAAACGACAAAACCTACGATCAGCATTGATTCTTGGAGAGCAAAGTGGTGATGCAGGAAAATTAGACATACAAGACATCAAAAGCCAGGCCAGAAAAAAGATGGCAAATGCTCAAAGTTCATAAACAAAGTTCAGCTGAAAAGGATTTAATTGATATTTGGATATACACATGTGAAAACTGGGGAGTGCGTCAAGCAGATGTGTATTCAGATGCGATTGACGAAGCCTTACAAACCATGGCAATGAACC
Proteins encoded in this window:
- a CDS encoding type II toxin-antitoxin system prevent-host-death family antitoxin — encoded protein: MTSTKAKQEFGDVIMRSQISPISVTKNGKPVVVIMSETEYQEMKRQNLRSALILGEQSGDAGKLDIQDIKSQARKKMANAQSS